The following proteins are co-located in the Anas platyrhynchos isolate ZD024472 breed Pekin duck chromosome 1, IASCAAS_PekinDuck_T2T, whole genome shotgun sequence genome:
- the MTERF2 gene encoding transcription termination factor 2, mitochondrial isoform X2, with protein MTSLRDCCSSSSGRRGAGLHSTMLRGVARGARDTFTLLLARSQYCNPGLKVLSSRTEAPNRSFLTHSTYTADTKSREENKKTIESLYRLSVDVKKIRRLKEWVLLQEVAYVQEVAGILQEMGADEPAVANILERCPEAILRSPAEINAQRALWQLVCQNEKQLIKLIEQFPESFFTTGYHENQKANILFFQELGLKNNIITRFLTSAPNIFCSPVEKNKKVIETLQRNYLSLGGSDANMKVWILKLLSQNPFILLNTSTAIQENLEFLQKSDFSDQEVLQLLSKLKGFIFQLTPTTMQKSMLFSKNVFKCSDQELKELVLKCPALLYYSVPILEERLGGLLKEGISIAQIRETPMVLELTTQIVQYRIKKLSALGYNVKSGSLESLNGTKKDFEVNYGKIQSKKERPMFNPVAPLNTQD; from the exons ATGACATCTCTGCGtgactgctgcagcagctcctctggccGTCGCGGAGCAG GGCTGCATTCCACAATGTTGAGAGGAGTCGCTCGTGGTGCAAGAGATACATTCACACTCCTGCTGGCGAGGTCTCAGTACTGTAACCCCGGACTGAAGGTTTTGTCCTCACGGACTGAAGCACCAAACAGAAGCTTCTTAACACATTCCACGTATACAGCCGATACGAAATCgagagaggaaaataagaagACCATTGAGAGTCTCTACAGGTTGTCGGTTGACGTTAAGAAAATACGCAGGCTGAAGGAGTGGGTCCTTCTCCAGGAGGTGGCCTACGTTCAGGAAGTTGCTGGCATCTTACAAGAAATGGGAGCAGATGAGCCCGCCGTAGCCAATATTTTAGAACGTTGCCCAGAGGCAATTCTCCGTAGTCCTGCAGAGATAAACGCTCAGAGAGCTCTATGGCAATTAGTGTGCCAGAATGAAAAACAGTTGATTAAATTAATAGAGCAGTTTCCAGAGTCTTTTTTCACTACTGGGTATCACGAGAACCAGAAAGCAAACATTCTGTTCTTTCAAGAGCTAGGACTTAAGAATAATATAATCACCCGGTTCTTAACAAGCGCACCCAATATTTTCTGCAGTcctgttgaaaaaaataaaaaagtgatagAGACATTACAGAGAAATTATCTAAGTTTAGGAGGTTCTGATGCCAACATGAAGGTCTGGATACTGAAGTTACTGAGCCAgaatccatttattttattaaatacctCCACTGCAATCCAAGAGAACTTGGAATTTCTCCAGAAGAGTGATTTCAGTGACCAAGAAGTACTACAGCTGCTGTCTAAActtaaaggttttatttttcagcttactCCGACCACTATGCAGAAGAGCATGCTTTTTTCCAAAAACGTCTTTAAGTGCAGTGATCAAGAATTAAAAGAACTAGTGCTGAAATGCCCGGCCCTTCTCTACTATTCTGTTCCAATTCTGGAAGAAAGACTCGGAGGACTGCTGAAGGAAGGAATTTCTATCGCGCAGATTAGAGAGACACCAATGGTGCTGGAGCTGACAACGCAAATTGTCCAGTACAGAATTAAAAAACTCTCTGCTTTGGGATATAATGTAAAGAGCGGAAGCCTAGAAAGCTTAAACGGCACTAAGAAAGATTTTGAAGTCAATTACGGCAAGATACAGTCAAAGAAGGAGAGACCAATGTTTAATCCTGTTGCTCCTCTAAACACTCAAGACTAA
- the MTERF2 gene encoding transcription termination factor 2, mitochondrial isoform X1: MAAGTARGVPGAVEAAAMAAGLPGTPGPGCGSPRPAAGPGERRREAGEAMSGGAGALPAVWGRGLHSTMLRGVARGARDTFTLLLARSQYCNPGLKVLSSRTEAPNRSFLTHSTYTADTKSREENKKTIESLYRLSVDVKKIRRLKEWVLLQEVAYVQEVAGILQEMGADEPAVANILERCPEAILRSPAEINAQRALWQLVCQNEKQLIKLIEQFPESFFTTGYHENQKANILFFQELGLKNNIITRFLTSAPNIFCSPVEKNKKVIETLQRNYLSLGGSDANMKVWILKLLSQNPFILLNTSTAIQENLEFLQKSDFSDQEVLQLLSKLKGFIFQLTPTTMQKSMLFSKNVFKCSDQELKELVLKCPALLYYSVPILEERLGGLLKEGISIAQIRETPMVLELTTQIVQYRIKKLSALGYNVKSGSLESLNGTKKDFEVNYGKIQSKKERPMFNPVAPLNTQD; this comes from the exons ATGGCGGCGGGGACCGCGCGAGGGGTCCCCGGGGCTGTGGAGGCGGCCGCCATGGCGGCGGGGCTGCCGGGTACGCCCGGCCCCGGCTGCGGCTCGCCCCGCCCGGCGGCAGGGCCCGGAGAGAGGCGGAGGGAGGCCGGTGAGGCGatgagcggcggggccggggccctgCCGGCCGTGTGGGGCCGTG GGCTGCATTCCACAATGTTGAGAGGAGTCGCTCGTGGTGCAAGAGATACATTCACACTCCTGCTGGCGAGGTCTCAGTACTGTAACCCCGGACTGAAGGTTTTGTCCTCACGGACTGAAGCACCAAACAGAAGCTTCTTAACACATTCCACGTATACAGCCGATACGAAATCgagagaggaaaataagaagACCATTGAGAGTCTCTACAGGTTGTCGGTTGACGTTAAGAAAATACGCAGGCTGAAGGAGTGGGTCCTTCTCCAGGAGGTGGCCTACGTTCAGGAAGTTGCTGGCATCTTACAAGAAATGGGAGCAGATGAGCCCGCCGTAGCCAATATTTTAGAACGTTGCCCAGAGGCAATTCTCCGTAGTCCTGCAGAGATAAACGCTCAGAGAGCTCTATGGCAATTAGTGTGCCAGAATGAAAAACAGTTGATTAAATTAATAGAGCAGTTTCCAGAGTCTTTTTTCACTACTGGGTATCACGAGAACCAGAAAGCAAACATTCTGTTCTTTCAAGAGCTAGGACTTAAGAATAATATAATCACCCGGTTCTTAACAAGCGCACCCAATATTTTCTGCAGTcctgttgaaaaaaataaaaaagtgatagAGACATTACAGAGAAATTATCTAAGTTTAGGAGGTTCTGATGCCAACATGAAGGTCTGGATACTGAAGTTACTGAGCCAgaatccatttattttattaaatacctCCACTGCAATCCAAGAGAACTTGGAATTTCTCCAGAAGAGTGATTTCAGTGACCAAGAAGTACTACAGCTGCTGTCTAAActtaaaggttttatttttcagcttactCCGACCACTATGCAGAAGAGCATGCTTTTTTCCAAAAACGTCTTTAAGTGCAGTGATCAAGAATTAAAAGAACTAGTGCTGAAATGCCCGGCCCTTCTCTACTATTCTGTTCCAATTCTGGAAGAAAGACTCGGAGGACTGCTGAAGGAAGGAATTTCTATCGCGCAGATTAGAGAGACACCAATGGTGCTGGAGCTGACAACGCAAATTGTCCAGTACAGAATTAAAAAACTCTCTGCTTTGGGATATAATGTAAAGAGCGGAAGCCTAGAAAGCTTAAACGGCACTAAGAAAGATTTTGAAGTCAATTACGGCAAGATACAGTCAAAGAAGGAGAGACCAATGTTTAATCCTGTTGCTCCTCTAAACACTCAAGACTAA
- the MTERF2 gene encoding transcription termination factor 2, mitochondrial isoform X3: MLRGVARGARDTFTLLLARSQYCNPGLKVLSSRTEAPNRSFLTHSTYTADTKSREENKKTIESLYRLSVDVKKIRRLKEWVLLQEVAYVQEVAGILQEMGADEPAVANILERCPEAILRSPAEINAQRALWQLVCQNEKQLIKLIEQFPESFFTTGYHENQKANILFFQELGLKNNIITRFLTSAPNIFCSPVEKNKKVIETLQRNYLSLGGSDANMKVWILKLLSQNPFILLNTSTAIQENLEFLQKSDFSDQEVLQLLSKLKGFIFQLTPTTMQKSMLFSKNVFKCSDQELKELVLKCPALLYYSVPILEERLGGLLKEGISIAQIRETPMVLELTTQIVQYRIKKLSALGYNVKSGSLESLNGTKKDFEVNYGKIQSKKERPMFNPVAPLNTQD; this comes from the coding sequence ATGTTGAGAGGAGTCGCTCGTGGTGCAAGAGATACATTCACACTCCTGCTGGCGAGGTCTCAGTACTGTAACCCCGGACTGAAGGTTTTGTCCTCACGGACTGAAGCACCAAACAGAAGCTTCTTAACACATTCCACGTATACAGCCGATACGAAATCgagagaggaaaataagaagACCATTGAGAGTCTCTACAGGTTGTCGGTTGACGTTAAGAAAATACGCAGGCTGAAGGAGTGGGTCCTTCTCCAGGAGGTGGCCTACGTTCAGGAAGTTGCTGGCATCTTACAAGAAATGGGAGCAGATGAGCCCGCCGTAGCCAATATTTTAGAACGTTGCCCAGAGGCAATTCTCCGTAGTCCTGCAGAGATAAACGCTCAGAGAGCTCTATGGCAATTAGTGTGCCAGAATGAAAAACAGTTGATTAAATTAATAGAGCAGTTTCCAGAGTCTTTTTTCACTACTGGGTATCACGAGAACCAGAAAGCAAACATTCTGTTCTTTCAAGAGCTAGGACTTAAGAATAATATAATCACCCGGTTCTTAACAAGCGCACCCAATATTTTCTGCAGTcctgttgaaaaaaataaaaaagtgatagAGACATTACAGAGAAATTATCTAAGTTTAGGAGGTTCTGATGCCAACATGAAGGTCTGGATACTGAAGTTACTGAGCCAgaatccatttattttattaaatacctCCACTGCAATCCAAGAGAACTTGGAATTTCTCCAGAAGAGTGATTTCAGTGACCAAGAAGTACTACAGCTGCTGTCTAAActtaaaggttttatttttcagcttactCCGACCACTATGCAGAAGAGCATGCTTTTTTCCAAAAACGTCTTTAAGTGCAGTGATCAAGAATTAAAAGAACTAGTGCTGAAATGCCCGGCCCTTCTCTACTATTCTGTTCCAATTCTGGAAGAAAGACTCGGAGGACTGCTGAAGGAAGGAATTTCTATCGCGCAGATTAGAGAGACACCAATGGTGCTGGAGCTGACAACGCAAATTGTCCAGTACAGAATTAAAAAACTCTCTGCTTTGGGATATAATGTAAAGAGCGGAAGCCTAGAAAGCTTAAACGGCACTAAGAAAGATTTTGAAGTCAATTACGGCAAGATACAGTCAAAGAAGGAGAGACCAATGTTTAATCCTGTTGCTCCTCTAAACACTCAAGACTAA